GAGCTGTGACAACAAAGGAGGCAGCGATCTGTGAAGTTAAACGACAGAAATTCACGAAACATACACAGGAAGCGCCATGGAACTCATAATGAAAACATTTATATGTCTTCGAAACCTACAGCAAACGTCCTAATGACAGTAAAGAGGTAGTGCACCCGGTTGGCAACCCAAAGTTCCTCGGTTCGATTCCTCGCTACGGCGCAGATTTGTTTCCCAGTAGTATGGTAATAAAGCAGTATATCTACTTCTGCGGAGGGCGCACTCTTGGAAGGAATGCGGCGGCTCTGGAAAAACGAGTGGAATACGAGACAAGCGTATGCTCCTTCGAAGTGCGTTCGCAGCACTCCTTCTGGTATTAGACTgtacataggcagtcactggatcctcctgagcgatgagtactgttaaGGCTGTAGACGCACATTTTGGCAGGTTTAGGCACGTCCGGAGAGCTTTAGCTTGAAGAGTTTgtagacaccgtatgttcgttctcctcaagtttcctagtgcagggatactgtaccaaaagaatcccatgaataatgcggtgtacagctggagcattgactgcactgatgctccccacgacttccctccgagaaatggcgagaacgtgaacgatcgatgtaagtcgccttttcatgtacgagacatgtgcgCTGCacgttagattacgatcgatgattactccaaggaagcgatggcCTCTTTCGTAGGATATTGTTGAGTCATTTATGCCCATGGGGTAATGAGACATGTTCTTGCGTGTAAACGCAACAAGGGAGCATTGTTCGGTACAAATCTGTAGGCCTTGCTGGCAGAGGTAGGCCGtgagaatgcttgccgccttttgaagccttgctcgattTGTGGTCGCGGAGCACCTGATGCCCACATACAAATATCGGCCGCATAGACGGAGACTCGcaccgactgtggtagtacatcgatAAGGCCGACAAGCGGAAGATTGAAAAGCGCTGGGCTAAATACTCCACCCTGTGGGGCGCCATGAGAAGTGATATctgaagatgttggtccgtcctctttctgcataaatagtgatctgttggatagataactgcgtgTCGAGCAGAAGtactgcagcttccagagagccCAAAATAGAGCACCGTATCAGATATTCACAAAATCCTCAGCGGCGGATTGGCGTCCGCACCCAGGCTCTGTCACCTGGTTTGAACACTGCGTCGTGTAGTCGTACCTTCTGGTAATGAACGTCTCAGCCAGTCGGTCTTGCTTCCTTAACTGGGTAAGCCGCCGGGCTTGTTCACGCGGAAGATATGTGGACGACGTCGAGGTTCTCTTTTTCGCTGACGTTTGGGAGCAAGGCATCGAGAAATTTTGCTGCTTCCCTGCCGTGGACGAGCCGAAAAGGCGTCATCTGTGTGGTCTTCTGCACTGCGATGTTGTTGGCGAAGGCTATGCTGAGGAGTACAACATCCCAGGTCCTGTGTTTAGTATCGACTCATATGGCAAGCACGTCTACAGTCGTCAGGATGGCTTGGTCAGCTCTGCCTTGAACGGTGGTCCCCTGTCTGAGATTTGTATTTCCCAGTGGCgtttttttcagctgctaagccgcGTGGTAGGGCTTTTCCTCTAGCGTAACACGTCAGGTAGTCACTCGCCACTACTATCGATTTCGTTCCGGACGTGGACGTTGGGCACCAGCCGAGGAGGTCCATACCAACGTACTGGAATAGCCTTGTTGTTGGTGTACTTGACTTGAGGTCGTGCTGGATTAGTCGATGTTGCGTTTCATGCCTGGCAGTCTCCTCAGGTCAAAATATACCGTGCGACGGCTGCGGACAGTcttggccagtagtacttgtctttATTGTGGCAAAGAGTACGGTAAACTTAAGGTGCCTAGCTGTCGGTTAGTCGTCGGACGCCTGCTGAATTTCTTCTCGAAGACTGTTGGAAGCGGCCAGGAGGTACGTGATCTGGTTAGGGACAAAAACCTTCGCGGCGACATTATTCTGTGGAGAAAAATAGAACAACGTATGCTTGAACGCTGCCGGTGTGCAGGAGTCTTGCCTTCTAGGTACTTGACGAGGTGCTCTAGGCATCCGTCGTTATCACCGTCTTTCGAAGATTTTTCAAGTGGAGAATGCTTGAGCCTTGACGTGTAAAGTACGGCGCCATCAAACCCTTAGAGACCTAAGCAAGCTCAAGCGAGTGAGGTGGCCGAAGGGTCTTTATATCAGCAAGCCAGTATAACGCCTGACGGTCGCTGACATTTAATGACCCTCTATACACTTTGAAGCGGAACTTCGACGCTGCCAATATGATCGCGTGGTCGCCTTTTCATTTGAACGAGAATGATGCGGGCGCATATGTTGCTAGCCTCAGTGTGAATTCTCTTTCGGTTCTCTCATGAATGTAATGCAGGACTTGTGGTGCTTGCAAACGGCATTGAAGGCCCTTTAAACATTCATCTGGGGGTTCTTCTGATTGGAACAGACCGTTTGCTTTTGTCAGAGGCGTCAGAGTCTAGGCAATGCGCGAGAAGTCGTTTACACAGTGGCTTAAAAACATCAATCGGCTTTCTTGACGGAAGGTTGCAGGAATTTTGCGGTGGCGGCTGTCTTTCCTGGTTCGGGGCACACTCCGTCCTTGTTGACAACTTCAATGAGAAACAAGAGAACTTGGTAGGCGAAGTGACACATTTTAAACTTCAGTTTAAGACCAGAAGACTTTTGTTGCATCCAGCACTTGCTTTAGCTTCCTTAGTTCTTTGTCGAAACTCACCTTGAAGACTGCAATGTTATCTAAGTAAATGAGGGAGCTTTACAACTTAAGAACTGCTAAGACCATGTCCACGACCCGCTGAAATGTTCAGACCATGTGCGGACAAAAGCTCCCATGGCATTACCTTGAACTCGAAGGGGATGCCTGGCGTGACGAAGGCAGTCTTTCATCGCGCGTACACAGCTACAAGTCTTAAGAAGGTCTTGAAGTAGGTACTTTCGTTGGCTGTCATTCGTTCCGTCCATCGAGCCGACAAAGTCATGATTTCAGGGCAGTTTAAATTTCTAGGCCAACGGCAGCACAAGTTTTATAGCCGCCAATAGTCAGTTCCACCTCGGAGGTACTTGCTGTAGAGTTGCATGTCGGTCTCGGAGTGGAACCACGGCTGCGCCATGTGGTGGTACTGCGGCTGGGGTATGTCTTCGTCGTTTTATTAGGCAGTGTCGTCATCTCGAAGGTCCGTGCCGTCGCTGTTGGGTAATCTTCGTTCGCGGCGTCGTCGTAGTGGATGCAGCATGACATTACATAGTCTGGAGTGCGGTGGAGGATATTCGTCATTTCGTCGGCCTGCAAAGTCAGCTCTCAAGGTAGAGTTCCTCAGTTAGCTTTTATCCAGGGGACTTTGGAATCTTCATCGCTCGGGCGCTGCGCAACTATGGCCTGGTAACCTCGAGCGTTTGGATGACGATGACGTTGACTTCAATCAAGGGTTGGCCGAGTACTCGGCACAGCCAATATAGTCTTCGCCTCCACTTAGTCTCTGTCCAGGTTGCGGTCGAAATGCGTAGGAGGAGAGACCGCGAAGGCCCATAAGCTTGTAAGGCAGTGTCGGCGATATGGCCGGCTTTCCCGCAGAGAAAACACAACGGACAATTGTCGTTGGTTTTCCAGGTGTCGGACTTCCTGGAACTAGAGCGTCAGTCGTAGACTGGACGGTCCGGGGTTAGAAAGCGGCGTTCTAACATGGCTTGTTCACGTTGAAGACGGCTTCGGGCGTCTCTTTGGTGCCAAGgattgcgtactgcagcggcatAGGTAATATCTTGAGGCTTTATTTGTAGTCTTTAAGAGGAGCCAAGGACATGCTGGACTTCCTCGCGGCACATGTCCATGAAGTTCGCCACTTGATCTTGGCATAAAGACGCTAGCAGCCGATCAAGCCCTTCCCGACCAATCTCGCAGAGATCCCGCAGGTCGTCTCCGCTTTCAGGCGTACCGTCTGACTAGCTTGCCGAAAGCTCATGGAACATTGTACTGGTGGGTTCGGGAGTCCAAACCCTTATCGATGAAAGACGCCCCTTGAGTAAATTCTGCGAGGTGTTGGCGGCTGACGTAAAATACCCGCAAAAAGATGTGCTTTCATGCCGCGAATTAGCAAGTTCAATTTGTTCTCGATCAAGGCGGGATCGGCGCGGCAAAAGGCACGCGTCTCAACATAAGCGAGGACGAACTCGTTTGGGATTTGGATCCTTGACCGCAGGACTCACTGAAATCTTTTTTATCGAAAGATGTGCGTAAAAGTCTTCAAAACCTCCCTTTCGAATGGATCCCAAGTCTGCACAGCCTCATGATTTTCACACCAGGTACGGGCGGGTCCGTGAAGTACGAAGGAGGCATGTCTACCATTTCGCTGATTAATTCTTTACGGTCTACGAGGTCTAGCCATTATTCCGTGCCTTCACGACGTAGTCCATGGAAGACTGGCTGCCCGCGCAGCTGCAAAAAAATCAGAGGCAGTGTCTATGCCGCAGTCTGTGTACAGAaactccaccagatgtcacgtggttATCACAATACCCTGAAACTCAGACGAGCAGAAACAGGTGTCACTGAAACGGAATCTTATTACGCTCACTTGTGCCGACAATGAACTGACCAACTCGACAGCGGGGACTGCAATTAGCGTGTTCTGTGGTTGTGGAAGGACAATCACTGCCGATCtaggccgcgctcaatttaaagctgacgaaCTTTCGACACACAATGCGGCAAACGTTTACGACAATTTAGAGCAACAATTTTGTGCAGATACAAATATTTCAGAAAAATCTCGTAGTATTTCTCTTCACACAAAAAAAGTGATAAACAGCGTGCCGAGGAGTTCGAGTATGAAGAAATAAACATCACAGAGCTTGGCGGCATTTGAAAATCTATTTGATTGACCGCTTCTTCTGCGGTTGCTATTTTTATGGGGACCACACTTCGCATCCAGTTTGGCGTATAATCAAGGGGTAGTCCGGATTCTATCGGTTTTTATACGAATTTTATCTTTAAACCAAAGCCATTTTGTCGTAAAACCTTCTTCGTGCAGGCGAAACACATACAGCGATAGTCTAACCCTCCATTCGTTTTTGGTTCGCACTAAGAGCTGAGAGCGAACGAAGGCGAATCCGCTGTGAAGAGGACAAATATCACTTTGCCGAGCGCTGCCATGTTGCACAGAACGGAATGGACAAGATGGGCAGCACTGTAGAGCGAAATGTTACTATCTTATCGAAGAAGCAATTACTCCTATGTCAATTTAATCCAGCGGTAAATTTAACCCGAAAGTAAACTGTACGTGCAACCGGCCCCTGAATCGGTCTAAATGTTTGGAGAGCGCGAATTAATGCATCAACTGCTCTCAGCATCACGCAATTTTTTGCTGATGAACATCTTGTTGTGGAAAGTAATCAAATAAACACATTTTTACGAGTTCTTGACTATGATATTTTCAGTTGACAACTATATCTACtgttgcgctttttttttacatcggCTGGTAGCGTTATCTTGCACGTATCTTCAAACACAACCAAGACTCTCAACGAGCCTGGCCTCTACAAAGCATGAGCATTATTTGCTCTCATAATAAAATAGCTATCTTAAGCATAGCTTTGCAGAACTACATACGTCAGCCCAGTGCCACTTTTACCTCTTTAAACTTGCTCCAACGTATCCGTTGCGCCAGCTTCCTCCAAATTTCAGGTGTCACATACCACGCCCCGTAGTACAGGAGGCATTCTCCTCCAGGTCGAAGTAGCCGCGCCACGTTCTCCCACGCTGCAGCCTGGTCAGTCACTCGGTTGAACACGTTGAAGGAATACACCCGGTCGAACAGCGCGTGCTTTTTCACAAACTGGGCCACGTCGCCCGTAATGTCGAGCTGCTCGTATATTATCTTGGGGTGCGCGCTGTGATTTCTTGCGTACGACACCATGTTGCCGCATATGTCGGTGGCCACGATCGTCCGTGTGTGCTCTTGGCAACTCGGCAACAAAAGGTCTCTGGTCACACGGCCGCATCCACAGCCAATGTCAAgaaactgctgctcctggccttCCGCTGGCTCTTCTACGGCACGTTCAAACGTTGCATTGTAGAAGTTGAGAGCGTTAGAAACTGCCTGAAAGCAACCACTGGCACCTGCTGTGTAGGCAGCTGGGTCGTAGTCGGGTCCTTGAAATGCCTTCAATGCTTGATTATCGGTTCCGTATTCAGTGATCATTTTAATGAGAGAGATTCCGTGCCACCGCCGCTTACCCTGGATGGTTGTTAGATGTTCTGAAAGTTTTATATAAAgcattaagcaaaaaaaaaagaaattaggcATCTTTTTTCTCTGTCAGTCTTGTGATGAAAGCAGCGGGGCCGTTTTGCAGTGGCCGCAAAAACGATCCCCGCGTTCATCGATCGTCTAAACACTGCAGTCCTCTCCTTCTCTCATCATATCTGAACGCCCACACCAGCACCCATATGCGACAGATTCCCCTGCGTCACGGGACTACGTTGGGTTCACATATTCCACGAGGTGTCTAGAAAACACCGAGAAAGTTTTCAGCAAATACAAGGTGAGGCATATCCTACCATACAGCGAAACTGTGGAAGACCGTCTGAGAGCAATGGCTTCACTTTTGAATCAATTACAAGTAGTCAGAGTCATTCAGTGCTCTTTGTGGTCATGAAACTTCCCCTGTACGCTATGCGGGCGCTGCATACGCTGCTGCCACCCTAAGCAAAAGCGCACAATCTGAAAACCTCGATCCTGTCTCGAAAGTGAAGACCCCTCTCCCTGCTGGAAATTTAACATTACAGTCCGGCATTTACAGTCGCTTCGTGCATAAAAGTAATGAACTTGTGCACGTGAGAACATTACGAGCAATTGCTGTGAGCCAGAATGCCGTTCCGGCAACAGCGGTGCGACCGACCGAGGCTGTCTCGTTGTTCCCTTGCCCCAGTTCACggcgctacgaaaaaaaaaattgaagaggaGACCTAAGCCCCGCATTAACGGTAAGACTGGAAAGCGTAATAAgtcaattcccatatatgcaaaagctcattctctactttacattcagaGATAtttgagagtcctcataccctaCTTAGCACAGTGGTGCACCGGTTaagcgctgcgccactgccctttgatggcaggtgctcccagcggtagcCCTTGCGCGTCCAATGCTACGCTTCTCGagcgaacaatcattaatttTACTGCCGCCTAcgacggtggccagtttgcttgcaatgcggtgggcaggttgtgaagacgccGCAAATTCAGGTGatataggtggcccaccttcctCGAATATTGCTCTCTGggggccacctgccagagccacgcCTTAAATATTTCGCTCAAAACGCCAACGCCAACGCGGGTaacgccgacaccagattttctagAGAACAgagcctttaacgctgtcgcgttaaatgtTAAGCGGGCAGGACCGTTGCAAGAAACAGGTGACTTCACCTCCGCCTAAATATATGCGCGTGCTGGATAAAAACATTTTCACGCTATGGAAAATATTCATACCCATAAATTTACTCTAAGCGGCGATGCATTATCACTGAATCGGAGATAGCCGGTGCTGATGCCTATAAAAAAATTTTCAAAGGCCTGCAGGGTGTTTGGCAAAGCCCAACCCGCGGAGGTGTTCGGCGTTAGTGACACAACTACTGAAATGTCGTAGGTTGTCGTGTTCCAGCCGACAACCTCAAAATGATGCCCAGTCGTGCCGAAGTGCATATTTGCACTGCATCCGCAGATGCCGGTAAGCACTGTAGCCCCTACGACAGTTTCTATTTTTATTTACGGATCGCGTCTGCAACTTGCTGGCCTCCGGACGTTCGATCAGAAGGAAGAGTTTTAAAGAGTGCTTGTAAACTAACGAACAATATGGGGCGTTATGGGAacttgtttatgaacgcaatttgttCGCATATCGTAAGATTCGCTACAAAATTCAATATATCGCAGATCCCTCGTCGTTACGCTTAGAGTTCCTGCTATTCTTTGTAAAAACGCACCCCGTTGTTCTTCTAGAGCTGTCATAATTACTCGGCACGCATGCAGGGCTAAGTTTAAAAGCAAGATTATGCCACGCATTGGAAAGTTGGACCATTCAGTTAGATGCAGTTTTGCAAAGAACGGCGCCTCTAGCAGCCGGTGCCGGCCCTGTATCAAACCCCGATGGTAGTTTCATGACCAGAAAAAGCCTAAATTTAAAGACTGTGGCTGCCCTAGCGCACCGCTTTTCAACATGCTCCACCAGAGTAGAGCCAGGAGTGTGATGTAGCCTACCAGTGCATGCTCTCGACGGAAAAAGGCAAAATACAGAGTTACGGCTACGATTCTGCAGATACTAAGAAATATATATTTAGGTTACTGAAGACATAAAAAAATGAGAATGGTAGAATCATGGTaagcggcagcgcgaagcaaAAAGGATGAAAGAGAGACACGGGAACACAGGACAAGAGCGGATTCATGCGCTTGTCCTGTGTACTCTTGTCTCTTTTTTGTCCTTGCTGCTTCGAGCTGACACTTTCCTTGATTATTCAACAAAAATTCAGCACAAAGTTATAACTGAGTTTGGTAGGAAGAACAAAAGCTGATTCCTCAGATTTACTCgacaattttattaaaaaattctGCTTACACTGCCAGCAATTCCAGCTCTAGCACTGCAGCTTGAGCTAGCTCGGGAAGCATGTTTACAGCTCCACAGAGCGACAGAGAGGTTATCGTCGGTTCTACATGCTCGATCCTGTTCTTCTTAAATCTGAGCTTGGATATTTTCATGGTTACACCTATACACCAGCTCAAAAAGAGACTGGTTCAGCGCTTTCTGGGCAGATGATCATACACCAACTCAGTTGCATAGAATATCATTGAAAAAATACAACAATTAGCTCGTTTTGTTTTGCCCAACAGGCGTACCGAATGACATATTCAGAGCTGTGTTCATTCCCACGCTCAAGTTACTCTACTTGATATAGGTTTTATTTACCTTAATTTAAggaaataattgtggaatcttactgcacatttttttttcttcatgcaaCCCTATCGGGAAAAGTCCAGTAAGTGAGACTGTAACACGACATAGCATGTTTACctataaggaaaataaaaatctCTCCACACCGGTTGCCCCTTCGGATCTTGCCAATGATCTCCTCGTCCCGTATATTTTAGAATAACTGTGGAAAAGCTAACAATAATATGGCTTTGCCAGCAACCGGTGATAGCATAACGGGCAACCAGTCGAACAGTTATAATTCGATATTCCGGCTGAAACCAGCTAACAGCTCGTTTCAAAATCCACTTACTCTTTTCGTACAGTGGTAGAGCAGCTTCAATGCCCAGTTCCCGAGCCTGTCGCGAGCTAAAGTAAGCAGTGCGTACACAGCTCGGCTTCCTCCGGTCACGGGCTCCGCCACGCAGCTGTGCGAGCGCTGGCGCCGACAGTTTTATACCGTTTACTGGCTGCAATTATGTAACTCAATAAAAATCATGCGTAGGTCAACGTACCAATGTTGTATGCACGTTAtgagaggaggaggacgaggaggaaaggGAGGGATATTAACCAGCAGAATATCTGGTTTGCTACCCGGCACGGTGGGAAATGGGTGAGGGgcgaaaaatataaagaaaagacAGTCGCAGGAGATTAGTCCCTATGCAAAGTCGCAGCGTTCAGTaaactcacagcctatcgtgcaggtcagaagtcctcaaaaacaggatcagtgccttggaggccttcaccaccgacgaccgccgcggccagtggccgagaacctTCGTTTCCTTCAGTGCACTCaagtctagatgctccagtgcccgccagagagactgtctttcggcgtgCGTGGTAGGCAGGGCATTTACAAATAATGtcggctatagtctcatcacaccctcGGATGGCACATGCTGGGCTATCAGTCAGACCGATTAAGAGTAATGCTTGATGAACGCCACATCATGCCACAGGTGAAACAGCAAATTTTCTTCACGTTGTAGTAgctaggccggatggaagccggagcttgaGATCTGAGtgcaaggtttttaaacgcgaattcgAAAATCGGCTTGTATTCctcgcggcaagcgtgatgtcccgcgccaGTGGTCTATGCCTACCCGCTGCATCGGCTCTAAAGATGGCAAAGGACACACAATTGCCCTAATGGTGAGCAGTTTGAGCGGCCTCGTCCGAGCGGTAAATGCTGCCATGcggctgtgtcctggcagccatagGTAAACAATACACTGCCCTTTATTGACAACGGTGCGGTGGAGCTCTCAGATTTCTGCGACCAGTTGTTCacgggacccatgacgaagagcagattgtaaggcTTGGAAGGCTTCCTTTGAATCCTGAAAACAGATTATTGCTAGTGTGtatcttcactgatatgctcaatggcgacacgaatagcagtatgttctgcgccagtcgatgaagtccggtgtgatgttttcactttcttaactatggtccttacggggatgactgcGGAGCCCGAGGAAATGGAAGGGCTCAAAAAGCCATCGGTTTATACGTGCGTTCGGTGTCCATGTTtgtcatgcaaatattctagaatggtctgttttagtgctgtcgtTGATAAATAAGCcctctttttgatgcccggtatagaaagaagcacacgaggttggcgcagactccataatgaagaagatggtctagaggctggtgaagattgggttggtaggaagtcgcgatgggcatcaataatttttgcAAACGATATACTCGGCCGGTTAGCGAGacgactggcaagatggtgtgcgggaatccgaGAGGTGATGAATATgggctctcaaggcttcgattgtgacataagCAGTTACTGAATTCTCGtaagcgatgagtactgttgcggctgtagacgcgtattttggcagtcctaggcacgtccgcagagcttgagcctgaacacttttcGGACACcctatgttcgttttcctcaagtttcctagtgcagggatactgtaccgaaggaatcccatgaataatgcggtgtacagctggagcatcgccTGCACTGATGTtcccacgacttccctccgagaaagaatagaacgtgaacgatcgatgtcagtcgcctttttatgtacgagacatgtgggctccgtGTCAGATTACGATCGATTATTACActaaggaagcgatggcttctttcgtagagTATTGTTTACCCATTTATGCCTAAGCGGTAATGGCACATGCCCTTTCATGTAAAGGCAATAACGGAACATTTTTCATTAGAAATCGCCATGCTTTGCAGGCGGAGGTAGTCCGCATGAATGCTTGccaccttttgaagccttgcatgaacttgtggtcgcgtaactctTGATGCGCAGATAcatatatcgtctgcatagactgcgACTCTCGCCGACTATGGTTGTACATCGACGATACCGACAAGCGtaagattgaaaagcgttgggctaagTGCTCCACCCTGCGGcaccccacgggaagtgtaatgtgaagatgttggttcGTCTTTAGTATGCATAAATAGTGATGTGTTGGATAGATAACTGGGTGTCCAGCAGAACATGCGGCCATGAAGTTCTGCAGCTTCAAGAGAGTACAAAGTAGCTggatgagtgacgttatcataagcccctttaacatccagaaacaacgccatGGTCAAGCGCTtaagatgcttctgatgttgaactcaTGACACCAGGTCAATTACGCTACCAATGGACGAACTTCCCCGGCGAAACCCGTACATTGCATCTCGGTATATTTGATAGCACTACAGATACCACTAAATTTGCGTAGTATCACCCTTTCCATGAGTTTTCCCACGCAATCAGCCATTGCGATTGGATGGTACGATTCCAGGTGAATCGGCGATTCTACAGGTTTAAAGAGTGGAACCAGATgacttgatttccacgcgtccggaactgtacccgcaaACCATGATGAGTTTAAGTGCTGTAAAAGAACACCTCGAGCCTCCTGACCAacgtttgcaagtgcagagtatgttactccatcgggccccggcgatgaagaccgtctgcaaccggccatggcggtGTCTAGGTCTTCTATGGAGAAAAGTAGGTCCATTCGCGAGACCCTAGATCCAGGCATTTCGCAGCAATTTagagttgtggattggttcctgggacctgctattctcggacaaaaatctttaccaatctccgcttcgctacgtccttggtgaagtgcgagagacttgaatgtTTGGAGGTACTGAGGAGATGTTCGCAAACCATGCACCACACTGCAGATGcatgagagaggcattcgaggatccACTGATTCACAGAATGCCTTCCAACggtcagcctgcaagatttgaattctgcgctggattttcttctgtgtgcgccTTGCCTCCCATAAGTCATGCAGCAACTTTGGGCGCCTGTGTCTTCTCCCTGCTCAtcgtcgaagtgatcggaggcgctgcagctccacacCGAAGTCTGcgaactttggcattggagtgcAGATGCATCTCGAGTTTtccatagcctccttgatgcgctcttcaatgtttgttgtaatgtcttctctgcaggcttcttcctTAAAGATTTTAAACATAGACCAGT
The Amblyomma americanum isolate KBUSLIRL-KWMA chromosome 3, ASM5285725v1, whole genome shotgun sequence genome window above contains:
- the LOC144123852 gene encoding uncharacterized protein LOC144123852, encoding MITEYGTDNQALKAFQGPDYDPAAYTAGASGCFQAVSNALNFYNATFERAVEEPAEGQEQQFLDIGCGCGRVTRDLLLPSCQEHTRTIVATDICGNMVSYARNHSAHPKIIYEQLDITGDVAQFVKKHALFDRVYSFNVFNRVTDQAAAWENVARLLRPGGECLLYYGAWYVTPEIWRKLAQRIRWSKFKELWESMIPVTQDMSNTEERLAYTRSLAEAAGLTVRSCEMVKCSCSLQEYMDIIVSDNGTAFTSEKYADFLSKNCIRRILIPPYHPASN